A region of Paenibacillus thiaminolyticus DNA encodes the following proteins:
- a CDS encoding hydroxysqualene dehydroxylase produces MVASVHPSVVVLGGGIAGMSAAQELMERGFHVTVLESRRIPGGKARSMPVPGTGTEGRRDLPAEHGFRFFPKFYKHVTDTMKRIPYQGGRRSVYDNLIEGTNLGLAFFDRPMQPFLTEFPQSISGWRTLLKSLFRNNLRLSEHDIDHYVSALWKVLTSCDERRLLDYQRVSWWDFLQAEKQSPEFRHIFTGLTRILVAARAREVNACTVGTVGATIMLDMVLPGGSADRLLNGPTNDVWITPWLDYLRQRGVDYRFGAQVEHIHCEDSRIQGVTVTENGQSRRVTADYYIAALPVEVMAGLLNEGLLAGDPLLGGLIELATHVEWMNGVQFYLKEDVPIIHGHVIYMDSPWALTSVSQAQFWPEYRLSDYGNGQVRGIISIDVSDWKVPGILYGKPAMECTREEIKAEVWEQIKRSLNQDKIVLSDDMLVEWNLDEDIQYEEGRATNAEPLLVNHVNTWNLRPNAYTAIPNLFLASDYVRTNTDLATMESANEAARRAVNCILERAGSDAPPCKIWDMYDYPILSAWRSNDRARFHKGLPWNGKIIG; encoded by the coding sequence ATGGTAGCATCAGTACATCCTTCAGTTGTCGTGCTGGGCGGCGGGATCGCCGGCATGAGTGCCGCGCAGGAGCTAATGGAGCGCGGATTTCACGTTACGGTATTGGAGTCGCGCCGCATTCCCGGAGGGAAGGCGCGCAGCATGCCCGTGCCGGGAACGGGAACAGAGGGACGCCGGGATTTGCCGGCTGAACACGGATTCCGCTTCTTCCCCAAGTTCTACAAGCATGTCACGGACACGATGAAGCGCATCCCGTATCAGGGGGGGCGCCGCAGCGTCTATGATAACCTCATCGAAGGAACGAATCTGGGACTTGCGTTTTTCGACCGGCCAATGCAGCCATTTCTGACCGAATTCCCCCAGTCCATCAGCGGATGGAGAACTTTACTCAAATCTCTCTTCAGGAACAATCTCAGACTCAGCGAGCATGATATCGACCACTATGTGTCTGCGCTATGGAAGGTGTTGACCAGCTGTGACGAGCGCAGATTGCTCGATTATCAGCGCGTCTCCTGGTGGGATTTCCTGCAGGCGGAGAAGCAGTCCCCGGAATTCCGGCACATCTTTACCGGCTTGACGCGCATTCTGGTCGCGGCGAGAGCCAGAGAAGTAAACGCTTGCACCGTCGGCACGGTCGGAGCGACGATTATGCTGGACATGGTGCTGCCGGGAGGCAGTGCCGATCGGCTCTTGAACGGGCCGACGAATGATGTATGGATTACCCCGTGGCTGGACTATTTGCGCCAGAGGGGCGTCGATTACCGCTTCGGCGCCCAGGTGGAGCATATTCACTGCGAAGACAGCAGGATCCAGGGCGTCACGGTAACTGAGAACGGCCAGTCCAGACGGGTGACCGCGGATTATTACATTGCCGCGCTGCCTGTGGAAGTGATGGCCGGACTTCTCAATGAAGGGCTGCTTGCCGGCGATCCGCTTCTGGGCGGGTTAATCGAGCTGGCCACGCATGTGGAATGGATGAACGGCGTTCAATTTTATCTCAAGGAAGATGTTCCGATCATTCACGGTCATGTCATCTACATGGACAGCCCTTGGGCGCTGACCTCGGTCTCGCAGGCCCAGTTCTGGCCCGAATACCGGCTAAGCGATTATGGCAACGGTCAGGTGCGGGGGATTATCTCGATCGATGTGTCCGATTGGAAGGTCCCGGGTATCCTGTACGGGAAGCCGGCGATGGAATGCACGCGGGAGGAGATTAAGGCCGAGGTGTGGGAACAGATCAAGCGCAGTCTGAATCAGGACAAGATCGTGCTGTCCGACGATATGCTCGTGGAGTGGAATCTGGATGAAGACATTCAATATGAAGAAGGGCGGGCGACCAATGCGGAGCCGCTGCTCGTGAACCACGTGAACACCTGGAATCTGCGGCCGAACGCCTACACGGCGATTCCGAATTTGTTCCTGGCCTCCGACTATGTCCGGACGAATACGGATCTGGCTACGATGGAAAGCGCGAACGAAGCCGCCCGCCGGGCCGTCAACTGCATTTTGGAGCGCGCCGGCTCCGATGCGCCCCCCTGCAAAATATGGGACATGTATGACTACCCGATTCTGTCGGCTTGGCGTTCCAACGATCGAGCCCGCTTCCACAAAGGCTTGCCCTGGAACGGGAAAATAATCGGTTAA
- a CDS encoding ABC transporter ATP-binding protein has translation MDLITVNNVSKTYGEKESRVRALDGITVRITKGDFVALLGPSGSGKSTLLNVMSGLEQADAGEIYFAEQPISRYGDKQLVEFRRKHTGYIFQQYHLISNLTVQENIEIGQYLNVDSLNLDELTKELNIHHLKSRFPYELSGGQQQRVAIARALIKKPEVLFCDEATGALDEANGKQVLNCLQNMQRKYGITIVFVTHHLGIAKMARHIIRLNSGRLIAEEVNDHPLSAEEISWG, from the coding sequence ATGGACTTAATAACAGTCAACAATGTCAGCAAGACATATGGCGAAAAGGAAAGCCGGGTTCGGGCGCTCGACGGGATTACCGTCCGCATTACAAAAGGCGATTTTGTCGCTTTGCTTGGTCCGAGCGGCTCCGGCAAGTCTACTTTGCTGAACGTGATGTCCGGCCTGGAGCAGGCGGATGCGGGAGAAATTTATTTTGCCGAACAGCCTATTTCCCGGTATGGGGATAAGCAATTGGTCGAATTTCGACGGAAGCATACAGGGTATATTTTTCAACAGTATCATTTGATTTCGAATTTGACGGTTCAAGAAAATATTGAGATCGGGCAATATCTGAACGTGGATAGTCTCAACTTGGATGAACTCACGAAGGAATTGAATATCCATCATCTGAAAAGCCGGTTCCCGTATGAACTGTCCGGGGGCCAGCAGCAGCGGGTAGCGATTGCCAGGGCATTGATCAAAAAGCCCGAGGTGCTGTTTTGCGACGAAGCGACGGGCGCTCTGGATGAAGCGAACGGAAAGCAGGTGCTGAACTGCTTGCAAAATATGCAGCGAAAATACGGTATTACGATTGTCTTCGTCACGCATCATCTCGGAATCGCGAAAATGGCCCGGCACATTATCAGGCTGAATAGCGGCCGACTGATTGCCGAAGAAGTGAACGATCATCCGCTTTCGGCCGAGGAAATCAGTTGGGGGTAA
- a CDS encoding MFS transporter, whose protein sequence is MEAAKQSLFGNKNVVYLLSAQLFSALGDGISLLAILALFGFQMEASPMEMAYVTLSLGLPFVLFGPLTGVLADKFDRKKIMIFSDIARCVIMLAIAFTDQIWVLYSLFFLKGTFESMFTPAKNGKVKEYVPNEQMDQVVGITTIIDYGSKIVGPAVGGVLVAVTGVKLAFYIDAASFLISALLLLGLSKRSIPEEQDGKGEESFVSLFKNGLTFIRNTPALLYSSIAFSVAMLVLTLTDTQLVVLMREMSDVPASLFGIVMGAIGLGTLAVAAYLSKAKINGAIAYMSLGCLGAGVAFVLITLFTQWELSGKWIWYPALGLFGGCFAALVFVPFQSMAQKLTPESYTSRVFGVIGSLSTFATIVGPLMGGVLIDLYGVFPIFFVVSGLLVLTSAALVALYLTDSKTKHAAVDGYEGG, encoded by the coding sequence ATGGAAGCAGCGAAACAGAGTTTGTTCGGCAATAAAAATGTAGTGTATTTATTATCCGCACAGCTATTTTCCGCTTTGGGAGACGGAATATCCCTGCTCGCTATACTGGCCTTGTTCGGCTTTCAAATGGAAGCCTCCCCGATGGAAATGGCATATGTCACGTTGTCTTTAGGGCTTCCATTTGTTCTCTTCGGTCCCCTCACGGGCGTGTTGGCAGATAAATTCGACCGCAAGAAAATCATGATATTTTCGGATATTGCTCGCTGCGTCATCATGCTCGCGATTGCATTCACGGATCAAATCTGGGTGTTGTACAGCTTGTTCTTCCTGAAAGGAACCTTCGAATCGATGTTTACTCCGGCCAAGAACGGAAAGGTGAAGGAATATGTCCCTAACGAGCAGATGGATCAGGTGGTCGGCATCACGACGATCATCGACTACGGATCCAAAATTGTCGGGCCTGCGGTCGGAGGGGTGCTGGTGGCGGTGACGGGCGTGAAGCTTGCCTTTTATATTGACGCCGCGTCTTTCCTCATTTCGGCCTTGCTGCTGCTGGGATTATCAAAGCGGTCGATCCCGGAGGAACAGGACGGAAAGGGCGAGGAATCGTTCGTCTCTTTGTTCAAAAACGGATTAACGTTCATACGGAACACGCCGGCTCTGCTATATAGCTCCATTGCATTCAGCGTCGCCATGCTTGTGCTGACCTTGACGGATACCCAACTCGTCGTGCTGATGCGCGAAATGTCCGACGTTCCGGCGTCCTTGTTCGGCATCGTCATGGGAGCGATCGGCCTCGGAACGCTGGCGGTCGCCGCTTACTTGTCCAAAGCGAAAATAAACGGCGCAATTGCCTATATGTCCCTGGGGTGCCTCGGGGCAGGCGTCGCTTTTGTGTTGATTACCCTGTTCACGCAATGGGAATTGTCAGGGAAGTGGATATGGTATCCTGCGTTAGGACTGTTCGGCGGTTGTTTTGCGGCGCTCGTATTTGTTCCTTTCCAATCGATGGCTCAGAAGCTGACGCCGGAGTCTTATACGAGCCGCGTGTTCGGAGTTATCGGCAGCCTCAGCACATTTGCCACGATCGTTGGCCCTTTGATGGGCGGGGTGTTGATCGACTTATACGGCGTGTTCCCCATTTTCTTCGTCGTTAGCGGCCTGCTCGTATTGACGAGCGCGGCTCTTGTGGCGTTGTACCTGACAGACAGCAAGACCAAGCACGCGGCGGTCGATGGTTACGAAGGGGGATAA
- a CDS encoding methyltransferase domain-containing protein: protein MNKLMMDEGKLKRLLERMKGQMNISWSKEEQVLGQFGVKDGDSILEVGSGPGFVTEQLSRMFPSSRITSIEIEDYYVQYARQRIAPGDDGRVSVVHGDILEHGLPLGQFDVAIARLVFQHVPDPAQAARNIFDLLKPGGKLIILDVDDAIWGMVDPVIPELLHVLNQHAKEQASQGGNRFIGRQLWHMLQQAGYADLQLKLLASHSDELGIEAFLPQVDAEEMRTMVDSGFATEEEVAAVQKGVSSFLASEHPYAMLIMMAVCGVRPNS, encoded by the coding sequence ATGAACAAGCTGATGATGGATGAAGGAAAGCTGAAGCGGTTGTTAGAACGGATGAAGGGGCAAATGAACATCAGTTGGTCCAAGGAAGAACAGGTTCTCGGACAGTTCGGCGTCAAGGACGGCGATTCCATTCTGGAGGTTGGCAGCGGTCCCGGATTCGTAACGGAGCAGCTCTCGCGAATGTTCCCTTCGAGCCGCATTACTTCCATTGAAATCGAAGATTATTACGTCCAATATGCACGGCAGCGCATTGCGCCCGGAGATGATGGACGGGTAAGCGTCGTGCATGGAGACATTCTGGAACATGGCCTTCCGCTCGGTCAATTCGATGTCGCCATCGCCAGACTTGTGTTTCAGCATGTGCCGGATCCGGCACAAGCCGCAAGGAACATATTCGATCTGCTGAAACCGGGAGGAAAGCTGATTATTTTGGATGTGGATGACGCCATCTGGGGCATGGTCGATCCGGTTATTCCGGAGCTGCTGCACGTGTTGAATCAGCATGCCAAGGAGCAGGCTTCGCAAGGAGGCAACCGGTTCATTGGCCGCCAGCTCTGGCATATGCTGCAGCAGGCCGGCTATGCCGATTTGCAGCTGAAGCTGCTCGCTTCACATAGCGACGAGCTCGGCATCGAAGCCTTCCTGCCGCAAGTAGATGCCGAGGAGATGCGAACGATGGTGGACAGCGGATTTGCAACGGAAGAAGAAGTGGCGGCCGTGCAGAAAGGCGTCTCTTCCTTTCTCGCCAGTGAGCACCCATACGCCATGCTCATCATGATGGCCGTCTGCGGTGTAAGACCTAACTCATAG
- a CDS encoding ABC transporter permease: MRNVMRLVWRDLLKHRLQVWLMLLLIVATSFIYFFIQYASDGIRTEYERFAGASGQEHFAFRPNLAVLLEGEKLRQLARRASISQQELDSLGLENLIDTGMLRLPDEEAAAAVRLSEEYRFDAAEVKYKENVDQGILYRWYDDVSERSVNRIHVVEGRMPADNGEIAVALHAGTGQPWKVGDRLTIGDQTYAVTGTVILPEQMRRYAADAERPVHIIVSAKQYERINGKEFHYFCGRFRDGVYKEDVIRQMAEDVRFASFLPAQDNPEATELAKGAASNSGMAVIFLIILTLLCTGVFLIFLNRRLRQQQKSLGCLIALGYPRAQLRKAYVAIHAALCAAGVILGLLLAYFASDLLLQQFQAQYVMPAFPKKLDASSLLTGVLVIMIGFNAASYWMLARIMNGDAAAMLHARQKQEHVNFLTRWVSRATAGLPFIWRVKLQMSVRSLKMIVMLGITVLLSSILFIMGLSLNQSSSIAVEQRFRGVHYQYDIHYAEARISQHDGSRNDYYLQKNKRMAWDEGSGKRAGATVNLLAFDGDDQWLTLSDGSGREMNAKLKEGAIVHVSKAQLYGLQIGSTIKLLFGGKEVAVPIAAFCSNGDPAAVYMDKLQLTKALGISPDIYNASFTHSLGADARQEEGSKVISTESMRKEMQDQASSSQLSAVLNQVIGGVIAVIMVWLVALITVEENKANMAVLRMIGYSDREIANMLLNIYIAIVTVSYCVFTPISLLVVRYILNMVSLNTNDFIPLIYSIYTFVLVLVIIVAIYYAVLFAVRRMYVHTFGASPTNM, encoded by the coding sequence ATGAGAAACGTAATGAGGTTAGTGTGGCGCGATTTGTTGAAGCATCGGCTGCAGGTATGGCTTATGCTTCTCCTCATCGTGGCTACATCCTTTATTTATTTCTTTATTCAATATGCTTCGGACGGAATCCGCACGGAATACGAACGCTTTGCCGGAGCAAGCGGCCAGGAGCATTTTGCTTTCCGCCCAAATCTGGCCGTGCTGCTGGAGGGAGAGAAGCTGCGGCAGCTTGCACGGAGGGCATCCATATCCCAGCAAGAGTTAGACTCGCTTGGACTGGAGAACCTGATCGATACCGGCATGCTGCGACTGCCGGATGAAGAAGCTGCGGCAGCTGTGCGCTTGAGCGAGGAATATCGATTCGATGCAGCGGAGGTGAAATATAAAGAGAACGTCGATCAAGGAATTCTCTATCGCTGGTACGATGATGTCAGCGAGCGGAGCGTGAATCGGATTCATGTCGTAGAAGGGCGGATGCCCGCAGACAACGGCGAAATTGCCGTTGCCTTACATGCCGGTACGGGGCAGCCGTGGAAGGTCGGCGATCGGCTGACAATCGGGGATCAGACATACGCCGTTACTGGAACTGTCATACTTCCCGAACAAATGCGGCGATATGCGGCTGACGCAGAACGTCCTGTCCATATTATCGTGTCCGCGAAGCAATATGAAAGGATTAACGGCAAGGAATTTCATTATTTTTGCGGACGTTTCCGAGATGGAGTATATAAAGAAGACGTAATCCGTCAAATGGCAGAGGACGTACGCTTTGCTTCCTTCCTGCCTGCTCAAGATAATCCCGAGGCGACGGAACTGGCGAAGGGCGCGGCTTCCAATTCCGGGATGGCGGTCATATTTTTGATTATCTTGACGCTGTTATGCACAGGGGTATTTCTCATCTTTCTGAATCGCCGCTTGCGGCAGCAACAGAAATCACTGGGATGTCTGATTGCGCTAGGTTATCCGCGCGCCCAGCTCCGTAAGGCCTACGTCGCCATTCATGCGGCGCTATGTGCGGCTGGAGTTATTCTGGGTCTGCTTCTCGCGTATTTTGCCAGCGACTTGCTCCTCCAGCAGTTTCAGGCCCAATATGTGATGCCCGCCTTTCCGAAGAAGCTTGATGCTTCTTCCTTGCTGACGGGTGTGCTCGTCATCATGATCGGCTTCAATGCGGCATCCTATTGGATGCTGGCTCGGATCATGAACGGCGACGCGGCTGCGATGCTTCACGCCAGGCAGAAGCAGGAACACGTTAATTTCCTTACCAGGTGGGTAAGCCGCGCAACGGCTGGTCTGCCTTTCATTTGGCGAGTTAAATTGCAAATGTCTGTAAGAAGTCTGAAAATGATCGTTATGCTTGGCATTACGGTACTGCTGTCGTCGATCCTGTTTATTATGGGCTTGTCATTGAATCAGTCGAGCTCCATTGCGGTAGAACAGAGATTCCGCGGAGTTCACTACCAATACGATATTCATTATGCGGAAGCAAGGATTTCCCAGCATGATGGGAGCCGCAATGATTACTATTTGCAGAAGAACAAGCGCATGGCGTGGGACGAAGGCAGCGGCAAGCGGGCGGGAGCGACGGTCAATCTGCTGGCATTCGATGGCGACGATCAGTGGCTGACATTGTCGGACGGAAGCGGACGGGAGATGAATGCCAAGCTGAAGGAAGGAGCCATCGTGCATGTTTCCAAGGCGCAATTATACGGCTTGCAAATCGGCTCGACCATCAAGCTCCTTTTCGGCGGCAAGGAAGTTGCCGTTCCGATTGCGGCCTTCTGTTCTAATGGAGATCCGGCGGCCGTTTATATGGATAAGCTGCAGTTGACGAAGGCTCTCGGCATTTCACCGGATATTTATAACGCTTCGTTCACGCATTCGCTTGGGGCTGATGCGCGGCAGGAAGAGGGCAGCAAAGTCATATCCACCGAGAGCATGCGCAAGGAAATGCAGGATCAGGCGTCCTCCTCGCAACTGAGCGCTGTCCTGAATCAGGTCATCGGCGGTGTCATTGCGGTCATCATGGTGTGGCTCGTCGCTTTGATAACGGTAGAAGAGAACAAAGCTAACATGGCGGTACTCCGCATGATCGGGTACAGCGATAGGGAGATAGCCAATATGTTGTTGAATATATATATTGCTATTGTGACCGTTTCATATTGCGTGTTTACGCCGATCTCTTTATTGGTTGTGAGATATATACTCAACATGGTTTCGCTTAATACGAACGATTTTATTCCGTTAATCTACAGTATTTATACATTTGTTTTGGTGCTGGTCATCATTGTAGCCATTTATTATGCCGTGCTCTTCGCCGTTAGGCGGATGTATGTGCATACCTTCGGCGCGTCGCCGACTAACATGTGA
- a CDS encoding MFS transporter, with translation MGTNDTPSAVARILFWSAVIFNVAVWIDLVSMLNYWGFYHAATPIQLGILIMSFSGSMALATAMGSGRIQKRNVLVMMGAAWGSGMIMVLHLYVASFAAAIALILIKGLLIGCFVNGQEVLLRRMTSPQLYAALDNRFEWLVAIVKCAGPLAAGLSVMVWQPQVTVWIAAVTYAVTAIPAAFLSRPARAGEASREEPAQDNGNVQHPGEAPDASVRAYLMSGLIILAAMSFFVTVGDSQLVVLFRDIYQWDNAAIVAYVMAAAGLGTLLVRMRVATSGVQPSFKAISLSSAGLALVFLAVTWAMSRHMDVAWLLGLFFAGGVCWQIGFSLYLKKLGQLAAARAKMVQFGTVMALTYILGPLFGGMGVAWLGIGATFLWAGVCIFVFGLAASAGYAAILAKLRKSAQRSSHPVKEAK, from the coding sequence ATGGGAACAAACGATACGCCGTCTGCCGTTGCCCGCATCCTGTTCTGGTCGGCTGTTATCTTTAACGTGGCCGTGTGGATCGATCTGGTGTCGATGCTGAATTACTGGGGCTTTTACCATGCCGCCACGCCCATCCAGCTCGGGATTCTTATCATGAGCTTTTCGGGTTCCATGGCCCTGGCGACAGCAATGGGAAGCGGACGGATTCAGAAGCGGAATGTACTGGTTATGATGGGAGCTGCTTGGGGGAGCGGGATGATCATGGTCCTTCATTTATACGTGGCGTCTTTTGCCGCGGCAATCGCGCTGATCCTCATCAAAGGCTTGCTCATCGGATGCTTTGTTAACGGACAGGAGGTATTGCTGCGGAGGATGACCTCTCCGCAGCTATATGCGGCGCTTGACAATCGGTTCGAATGGCTGGTGGCGATCGTCAAGTGCGCCGGGCCGCTGGCTGCCGGATTAAGCGTGATGGTATGGCAACCGCAGGTGACCGTGTGGATAGCCGCCGTTACCTATGCCGTTACTGCCATTCCCGCAGCCTTTCTGTCCAGACCTGCGCGAGCGGGGGAAGCGAGCAGGGAGGAGCCGGCCCAGGACAACGGGAACGTGCAGCATCCAGGCGAGGCGCCGGACGCATCCGTTCGCGCATACCTGATGTCGGGGCTCATTATCCTTGCGGCGATGTCCTTCTTCGTCACGGTCGGCGATTCACAATTGGTCGTGTTGTTCCGCGACATCTACCAATGGGATAATGCCGCGATCGTGGCTTATGTGATGGCTGCCGCAGGTCTCGGCACGCTGTTGGTTCGGATGCGGGTGGCAACATCCGGAGTCCAGCCCTCCTTCAAGGCGATAAGCCTGTCCTCGGCAGGGTTGGCGCTCGTATTTCTTGCCGTTACGTGGGCCATGAGCCGGCACATGGACGTGGCCTGGCTATTGGGACTGTTTTTTGCCGGCGGCGTATGTTGGCAAATCGGCTTCTCCCTTTATCTGAAAAAGCTCGGTCAATTGGCTGCCGCTCGCGCAAAAATGGTGCAATTCGGCACGGTCATGGCGCTTACGTATATTTTGGGGCCCCTCTTCGGAGGAATGGGCGTGGCATGGCTCGGAATCGGCGCGACGTTCTTGTGGGCGGGAGTGTGCATATTTGTCTTCGGCCTTGCGGCCAGTGCGGGGTATGCCGCGATTCTGGCAAAGCTGCGCAAATCGGCTCAGCGCTCATCCCATCCAGTGAAGGAAGCGAAATGA